A stretch of Lathyrus oleraceus cultivar Zhongwan6 chromosome 6, CAAS_Psat_ZW6_1.0, whole genome shotgun sequence DNA encodes these proteins:
- the LOC127094977 gene encoding uncharacterized protein LOC127094977, whose product MLKEFERIVRIPMKNKPLFEGIDESFPLDIIGSTLHMDEKEVEANLETKGNTKGFSLNFLLERAHTLLKAESLDACYSAIALAINGIVIFPNMDGFIDMAAICVFLTGNPVPTLLADVYYYMSHKYTKKKGMIACCAPLLYQWFLEHLPKTGAWVEQTDVSWPQRLGSLRSEDLSWYSKEYINMDIIFSCGDFPNLPLIGTQGCMNANPVLSLRQLSYPMEGPPEARSLEAFLLLDFGVENPSLSQRIKEA is encoded by the coding sequence ATGTTGAAAGAATTCGAGCGTATTGTTAGGATTCCTATGAAGAACAAGCCACTATTTGAAGGGATAGATGAATCTTTTCCCCTTGATATCATTGGTAGCACGCTTCACATGGATGAAAAAGAAGTAGAGGCTAACCTGGAGACCAaagggaataccaaaggattttcGCTAAATTTTCTCTTGGAAAGAGCTCATACCCTATTAAAAGCAGAAAGTTTGGACGCTTGTTACTCTGCTATTGCGTTAGCCATCAATGGCATCGTCATATTCCCAAATATGGATGGTTTCATAGACATGGCTGCTATTTGTGTTTTCCTTACTGGAAACCCAGTacctaccttgttagctgatgTTTACTATTACATGAGCCATAAGTACACTAAGAAGAAAGGAAtgattgcttgttgtgctcctttaCTATATCAGTGGTTTCTTGAGCATCTTCCAAAGACAGGTGCTTGGGTTGAACAGACAGATGTTAGTTGGCCTCAAAGATTGGGATCACTCCGATCTGAAGATCTTTCTTGGTATTCAAAAGAATACATCAACATGGACATCATATTCAGCTGTGGGGATTTCCCTAATCTACCACTtattggaactcaaggatgtATGAATGCTAACCCAGTTCTATCACTCAGACAACTTAGCTACCCAATGGAAGGCCCTCCAGAGGCGAGGtctttggaagctttcttgttACTTGACTTTGGGGTTGAGAATCCTAGCTTGTCCCAACGAATCAAAGAGGCTTAG